The genomic segment AGTCTTTCTAAATGGCTCTTATTCTCTTTAAGAGACTTTAACCCATAAAACAAGAAGTCCATCACCAAAGTGGATGTAAGTTCGTTCTTGATGAAGAAGTGTTTCACAACTAGTTTTAGAATCACATCCTTATTCTCTCGAGACATCTCGAGCCTCGAAGTTGGTTTCATCTTTAACCAAAAGGCACATAAGCTACACcatgaaaattaacaaaaaaaaaacatttccttGTATAGTTATCGATCAAAGTTGCTCAAACTTTTAAGGaaacaaacatgaaaaaatTACCTCCTCCATCGGGTTTTGTCGTCAAACAACTTCACAAACTTGCTTCTTTTCTCTTCCACAAAGCTCCGGAACTTTTCCTCTACAGATTTGAAATAAACTCTAACAAGTTCCTTCCTATACTGACCATCAATGCAAGGAAAAGGTCGGTTCACACACTCTCTacaagaattaagaaaaattgGTTCAACGTTAATGGTGGCATGCATGGAATAGTGTGGCTAGatagatacatatatatcactCAAGACATATCATACTTAAAATCTTGGCATTTACCTAATTACTTGAACTTGAGCTTTAAATACAAGATCACCAAACTTATTTATGAATCCATCATGTAATCTTGGTAACTCACTAAACTGTTTCCATCCCCAATCATGCTCTTTCTTCCAAAACTGGTGAACCGTATCTGCGAAGAAACGTGTTCAGTTTGTCTGCGTTATCATACTGATTCAAATAAAGTTAAAAGATACAGAAAATAACCTGAAGACTTCGATTTCTTTGGATTTGTATGCTCCACAGCTACAGTAAACAGAGCTAAATGACTCCAACCTGTTTCAGAATGTTATAATTAACctaaatgatgatgataaaaggTTTACAAATCGAGAGAGATAAAacagaataaacaaaaatacttatACCTGGATGAAGTTTCTCATAGTTTGCAAcacatagaaagagagagagatggttgGTAACATCATACCCTCCTGGATAAACTAACAAATACCTGTCATAGgtaaagaataaagaaaacaaaaaagcatacaaaatttacaaagttTCAACCTTAATTATTATGAAAATGAATATGTCATTTCACATACCATCTGTGTCCACCAATTTCAAAAGTATTGCTACGGATCTCTCGCTCATTGATTTGTGTAAATTTCTTAATCTTCCATGTAAATGTCCCATATAGTTCAGATGGACTTGATCCTAGGAATTATATAACAATTTTCGAGCAATTTAAATACTTGTGTAATCAAAGAATGAAAATACAAACCGGTTtgcccaaaagaaaagaaaaaaagaaaatactaacCATAATCTTGAATGTTGTTAGTCAAAGTGCCCTCTCCGGAAGTTTCATTAGTGATCTCGGACATATCTCTCGCCTCCAAACTACGGAAATAAGGATTAAGTGTAGGATTGATCTTACGGATGACAGCcttattacaataattttatagaCATGGCACAGATCGAATTATGAAGCGAACGTAATAAATACCATAAGATTATTAGACGTACGAATCTAGGGACCAAATCGTAACACCAAAAATTCCCAAATCCGATAACAAGTAAACCCTAAAAGTCAATctttaaaatgtagaaaaaaacaCTTACACGAAGAGCAGAGCTGAAAGAAGCTTAATCGCCCCCTACTGTAATAAGATATACGAAGTACTGTAGCTAATATTGacacaatcaacaaaaaaggaaaagaaaaattgctAATATCACGGAGTAAAAATTCTTAGATCAGTTATAGAAgatctataaaatataaatattattatacaaTTATGGTAAAGAAGATCTACAAATCTTTTCTCGAGAAACAAATCTTCCAATTCGTTTGATGAACAAATAGTCAAcgaaatatgaaaatgaaattgaAGATTTAAGAAGTAGTGAAATGTATACGAATAATGATTTTGAGAATATTCCTGCTAAAATTTGAttcataacaaaaagaaaactgttAAAAAACCGTGACCCTTACGGATGCACTTTAGCGCTTTTAGGTGTAACATCTAGAGCGCATACCCTACAACTAAACTTTTCTCACACCAACAAATGAATATTTCCGATACATAAACTGATAAACAGTAATGGAGagattattttggtttgtttacttTGCTTagatttctaataaaatttatatcaaaattttttgttACTATTCATCTAATAGTTTAAAGAAaactagaaataaaaaataaatatttaaacatttttctgtttatgcattttataaataaatgtcaaCTATTCTGAAACTATCCCTTATATCCAGAGCGCATACCCTACAACTAAACTTTTCTCACACCAACAAATGAATATCTCCGATACATAAACTGATAAACAGTAATGGAGagattattttggtttgtttacttTGCTTAGATTTCTAATAAAACTTATATCATCTAatagtttaaagaaaattagaaataaaagataattatttaaacatttttctatttatgcattttataaataaatgtcaattATTCCAAAACTACcccttatatatattagataaaaaaaaatcaaaggaaattAACAACAATGATGAAAAATAGACGAGGATACTTATAATgtcataaatatgtttttttcgttttgatgGATAAAATTTGATGGAGATACTAATTGATTATtacaaaccaaccaaaaaaatccaTACAAGTGCTATCTACTCGTTTAGGAGATACTAATTGATTACTactaatcaaccaaaaaaaatccatgtAGATAGAACCATGCATTATCACTTCTGTATACGAGACATTGAAAAATGTGTTGACAAGCAAAGCAAACGTTTAATGCGTTAAAACTAGATTAGGTAACTagagtaattaatattttttagaagaaatggagaaagtattttcttttacttgcaTGCATCTTAAACTCCTAAAAAGTCTAATAAactaaggaaaagaaagaacatacaTAAATTAAGACCATTGATATATGTCCACGTGGCAGTCACAATAAACACACGTTCAACAAATCAGGTCGTGAACTTCGGTCCTCACTGGGAGACCAAGACTTTCTCTGCCATCGATTTAACTCCTCCGGCGAAAGGATCCACGAGTGGTCGGCAGAGAGGACAAATGGAATGAGAATGAAACCACATATCAGTACA from the Camelina sativa cultivar DH55 chromosome 12, Cs, whole genome shotgun sequence genome contains:
- the LOC104733605 gene encoding LOW QUALITY PROTEIN: MATH domain-containing protein At5g43560 (The sequence of the model RefSeq protein was modified relative to this genomic sequence to represent the inferred CDS: deleted 2 bases in 2 codons; substituted 2 bases at 2 genomic stop codons) — translated: MSEITNETSGEGTLTNNIQDYGYDVTNHLSLFLCVANYEKLHPGWSHLALFTVAVEHTNPKKSKSSDTVHQFWKKEHDWGWKQFSELPRLHDGFINKFGDLVFKAQVQEGTCXSLFQICRGKVPELCGREKKQVCEVVXRQNPMEELMCLWLKMKPTSRLEMSRENKDVILKLVVKHFFIKNELTSTLVMDFLFYGLKSLKENKSHLERLVKVVVKELIRSNQVESAMKSLEDSTKNDRENDDKELALSTLDEDETKTERTTDANKFPAVIANVDNDMCIVKEPMLLLKRFVLAPLPEMGSPKLVQLRSAASQNDMEPDEKQLADFGRLALEVFVLDHIFCNKIEFAYEDAIALDRQEELIHEEELIDKVKKCFVGKKK